From a region of the Limisphaera ngatamarikiensis genome:
- a CDS encoding CDGSH iron-sulfur domain-containing protein encodes MKVVIENARTVAWCGCKHSGNGAFCDGTHARLG; translated from the coding sequence GTGAAAGTGGTCATCGAGAATGCCCGGACCGTTGCCTGGTGCGGCTGTAAACATTCCGGCAACGGCGCCTTTTGCGACGGCACGCACGCGCGGCTGGGTTGA